TGAGTTGGATCGCCATCTGTTCCCGTACCTCGAGTAGGATCTTGACCATTGTCTGAGTCCGTCGGTACTAGTGAATCCCCGTCAACATTTTCTCCTTGATCAGGTTGACCAGGTATGCCAACTTCCTCATTTTGTGATTGCTCTCGGTCTAAAAGACTGCGCTGAACAACTCGGTGAATCGGTCGGTAAAAATCACTGTATAACTCTTCTGTCTCCAAGATCGTTCCATCTCTTGAAATCACTTTTCGATTCAAAGTCACCGCAGATCCTACCTTACCGTCTTCTATCACAGTCGTTTCCCCTTGGCTTAATTTAGAGGAGAATTGTAAGACCGAGCGCGGTTCTAATTCACGCTCGTCTACCTTCTCAATTTCATATTGAAACGGAATCTCTCTCCCAATGATGGAAACAGAGACCGCTTGATCATACGCTTCAAAATGAATCGAATACAGATCGCTGTTTGGGTTAAAAAATTCGTAATTCGTATTTTCGTTAATCAATGCTTCATAACCAACCTCAACGGACGGTGGAACTTCGGAACTGATGGTACGACGTAACACATCAAAATTCGTCTCTATGACTGCCTTATGTAATGTTGAAGCAAGGATGGTCAACACGTCTTCATCACCACTTCCAAGCTCGCGCTCAAGAAGGACCGATTGAAAGGAGAATAGACTCTCTGCCTCCACAACAAGGGGATACAATTGCGAAATGGTTTGCTCGATTTCAGGTGTAATGGTAATCCCACGCATAGTAGCTTGAGCAACCGTCACCTCACTTGTCGATACATCACTAAAATGATCATTCAAATTGATGATCATCTCTTGGTTAGGTAAGAATTGGCTTCTCGTTTCGATTTCACGTTGTAGGGATTCAAAATCGAGAAACGAAACCAAGTTCTCTCCAAAGTATTCTAATACAAAATCCTTTAATTGAACGGTTTCGACGGTCACATAAAGAGCGTTCACATCACCGAATTGAGCTTGGTCCACACTGCTTTGCACATTAAATTGATACATGGATGCTTCTAGAGCATAATGCTCATCAACATATGTAAGGTATACGGGTGGATTCATTAACCAATCTGTTATTTGTTCATCGATTAGCTGCTCTGCCTCACTTGTCTCTAAGCCTTCCACATTGATGGAAGCGACATATGTATTAGCATCAAACGTTTGTTCACCGATGACAAATGTGTTAAATAATGTCGAAAGGAGTAAAGAAGAAACTAGTATACCTAGTGCTGATAAGCCTATTAGCATGAATGACTTTACACTATTCGGTCTCTCACTATACTCTTCAGTCATATACTAGTCCCCCTCTTTCGATTTATTTAACATTCATTGATAATTGGACAAACGCCGAACGGCTCTTCGCTCGAATCTGATTCACCTCTTCAACGGTTAACACCG
Above is a genomic segment from Bacillus sp. FJAT-45037 containing:
- a CDS encoding G5 domain-containing protein, with the translated sequence MTEEYSERPNSVKSFMLIGLSALGILVSSLLLSTLFNTFVIGEQTFDANTYVASINVEGLETSEAEQLIDEQITDWLMNPPVYLTYVDEHYALEASMYQFNVQSSVDQAQFGDVNALYVTVETVQLKDFVLEYFGENLVSFLDFESLQREIETRSQFLPNQEMIINLNDHFSDVSTSEVTVAQATMRGITITPEIEQTISQLYPLVVEAESLFSFQSVLLERELGSGDEDVLTILASTLHKAVIETNFDVLRRTISSEVPPSVEVGYEALINENTNYEFFNPNSDLYSIHFEAYDQAVSVSIIGREIPFQYEIEKVDERELEPRSVLQFSSKLSQGETTVIEDGKVGSAVTLNRKVISRDGTILETEELYSDFYRPIHRVVQRSLLDREQSQNEEVGIPGQPDQGENVDGDSLVPTDSDNGQDPTRGTGTDGDPTHNQGTENELTPGSNEGRRTPTSPNDQERSPSSDARTEEEPTSESELNRLPVKGEE